The following are from one region of the Corylus avellana chromosome ca1, CavTom2PMs-1.0 genome:
- the LOC132181329 gene encoding probable serine/threonine-protein phosphatase 2A regulatory subunit B'' subunit TON2 isoform X1, whose product MYSGSSDGESHEATQRKIPPASSMPWARNLRRFIGSGTGLGSEALMELETKRILLDIFKEKQQKSAEAGTIPSFYKKKPEEGSISHRVQRLAKYRFLKKQSDLLLNADDLDAMWVCLRENCVIDDATGAEKMNYEDFCHIASVCTEQIGPKCRRFFSPSNFMKFEKDESGRIAILPFYLYVMRTVSLTQARIDMSELDEDSDGFLQSHEMEAYIRGLIPNLAQLRDMPSAFVQMYCRIAAQKFFFFCDPHRRGKACIKKVLLSNCLQELMELHQESEEEVTDTEQAENWFSLTSAQRICDMFLALDKDMNGTLSKQELREYADGTLTEIFIERVFDEHVRRGKSGGGSAREMDFESFLDFVLALENKDTPEGLTYLFRCLDLQGRGYLTTADIHSLFRDVHQKWIEGGNYELCIEDVRDEIWDMVKPADPLRITSADLLSCKQGGTVASMLIDVRGFWAHDNRENLLQEEEEPEEE is encoded by the exons ATGTACAGCGGGTCCAGTGATGGCGAGAGCCACGAGGCCACGCAGAGGAAGATCCCGCCGGCTTCGTCGATGCCTTGGGCCCGAAACCTCCGCCGGTTCATCGGATCCGGCACCGGACTCGGATCCGAAGCCCTCATGG AGCTTGAAACAAAGAGAATCTTGCTTGATATATTTAAAGAGAAGCAACAAAAAAGTGCTGAAGCTGGCACAATCCCAAGCTTCTATAAGAAG AAACCTGAAGAAGGATCCATTAGTCACAGGGTGCAGAGGCTGGCAAAATATCGATTTTTAAAG AAGCAATCAGATCTATTGCTTAATGCTGATGATCTAGATGCAATGTGGGTTTGCCTAAGAGAGAATTGTGTAATTGATGATGCTACTGGTGCGGAAAAG ATGAATTATGAAGATTTTTGCCACATTGCCTCTGTATGTACAGAGCAAATAGGCCCTAAATGCCGGCGCTTTTTTAGCCCTTCAAATTTCATGAAGTTTGAGAAAGATGAGTCAGGAAGAATTGCCATTCTGCCTTTCTATCTTTATGTGATGCGTACG GTATCGCTTACACAGGCCAGAATTGATATGAGTGAGCTTGATGAGGATTCTGATGGCTTTCTACAATCTCAC GAAATGGAAGCCTATATACGAGGCCTTATTCCTAATTTGGCACAATTACGGGATATGCCATCAGCCTTTGTTCAAATGTATTGCCGCATAGCTGCACagaaatttttcttcttttgtgatCCTCATAGACGAG GTAAAGCCTGCATAAAAAAGGTGCTGCTAAGTAACTGTCTCCAGGAACTGATGGAACTGCACCAG GAGAGCGAGGAAGAAGTTACTGACACTGAACAAGCTGAAAACTGGTTCTCCTTGACATCTGCTCAACGCATATGTG ACATGTTTCTTGCCCTGGATAAAGATATGAATGGAACATTGAGCAAGCAGGAGCTTCGAGAATATGCAGATGGGACTCTGACTGAAATTTTCATTGAAAGGG TATTTGATGAGCATGTTCGCCGTGGCAAAAGTGGTGGAGGAAGTGCAAGGGAGATGGATTTTGAAAGCTTTCTGGACTTTGTACTGGCCCTAGAAAACAAAGACACTCCAGAAGGGTTAACTTATTTGTTTCGATGTCTTGATCTTCAAGGGAGGGGTTACCTTACAACAGCTGATATTCATTCTCTTTTTAG GGATGTACACCAGAAATGGATCGAGGGTGGGAACTACGAATTGTGTATCGAGGATGTAAGAGATGAAATTTGGGATATGGTTAAGCCAGCTGACCCACTAAGGATTACATCAGCAGATCTACTTTCTTGCAAGCAGGGTGGGACTGTGGCCAGTATGCTCATTGATGTGCGTGGTTTCTGGGCCCACGACAACAGAGAAAATCTTCTCCAAGAGGAGGAAGAGCCAGAAGAAGAATGA
- the LOC132181329 gene encoding probable serine/threonine-protein phosphatase 2A regulatory subunit B'' subunit TON2 isoform X2, which produces MARATRPRRGRSRRLRRCLGPETSAGSSDPAPDSDPKPSWKPEEGSISHRVQRLAKYRFLKKQSDLLLNADDLDAMWVCLRENCVIDDATGAEKMNYEDFCHIASVCTEQIGPKCRRFFSPSNFMKFEKDESGRIAILPFYLYVMRTVSLTQARIDMSELDEDSDGFLQSHEMEAYIRGLIPNLAQLRDMPSAFVQMYCRIAAQKFFFFCDPHRRGKACIKKVLLSNCLQELMELHQESEEEVTDTEQAENWFSLTSAQRICDMFLALDKDMNGTLSKQELREYADGTLTEIFIERVFDEHVRRGKSGGGSAREMDFESFLDFVLALENKDTPEGLTYLFRCLDLQGRGYLTTADIHSLFRDVHQKWIEGGNYELCIEDVRDEIWDMVKPADPLRITSADLLSCKQGGTVASMLIDVRGFWAHDNRENLLQEEEEPEEE; this is translated from the exons ATGGCGAGAGCCACGAGGCCACGCAGAGGAAGATCCCGCCGGCTTCGTCGATGCCTTGGGCCCGAAACCTCCGCCGGTTCATCGGATCCGGCACCGGACTCGGATCCGAAGCCCTCATGG AAACCTGAAGAAGGATCCATTAGTCACAGGGTGCAGAGGCTGGCAAAATATCGATTTTTAAAG AAGCAATCAGATCTATTGCTTAATGCTGATGATCTAGATGCAATGTGGGTTTGCCTAAGAGAGAATTGTGTAATTGATGATGCTACTGGTGCGGAAAAG ATGAATTATGAAGATTTTTGCCACATTGCCTCTGTATGTACAGAGCAAATAGGCCCTAAATGCCGGCGCTTTTTTAGCCCTTCAAATTTCATGAAGTTTGAGAAAGATGAGTCAGGAAGAATTGCCATTCTGCCTTTCTATCTTTATGTGATGCGTACG GTATCGCTTACACAGGCCAGAATTGATATGAGTGAGCTTGATGAGGATTCTGATGGCTTTCTACAATCTCAC GAAATGGAAGCCTATATACGAGGCCTTATTCCTAATTTGGCACAATTACGGGATATGCCATCAGCCTTTGTTCAAATGTATTGCCGCATAGCTGCACagaaatttttcttcttttgtgatCCTCATAGACGAG GTAAAGCCTGCATAAAAAAGGTGCTGCTAAGTAACTGTCTCCAGGAACTGATGGAACTGCACCAG GAGAGCGAGGAAGAAGTTACTGACACTGAACAAGCTGAAAACTGGTTCTCCTTGACATCTGCTCAACGCATATGTG ACATGTTTCTTGCCCTGGATAAAGATATGAATGGAACATTGAGCAAGCAGGAGCTTCGAGAATATGCAGATGGGACTCTGACTGAAATTTTCATTGAAAGGG TATTTGATGAGCATGTTCGCCGTGGCAAAAGTGGTGGAGGAAGTGCAAGGGAGATGGATTTTGAAAGCTTTCTGGACTTTGTACTGGCCCTAGAAAACAAAGACACTCCAGAAGGGTTAACTTATTTGTTTCGATGTCTTGATCTTCAAGGGAGGGGTTACCTTACAACAGCTGATATTCATTCTCTTTTTAG GGATGTACACCAGAAATGGATCGAGGGTGGGAACTACGAATTGTGTATCGAGGATGTAAGAGATGAAATTTGGGATATGGTTAAGCCAGCTGACCCACTAAGGATTACATCAGCAGATCTACTTTCTTGCAAGCAGGGTGGGACTGTGGCCAGTATGCTCATTGATGTGCGTGGTTTCTGGGCCCACGACAACAGAGAAAATCTTCTCCAAGAGGAGGAAGAGCCAGAAGAAGAATGA